The proteins below are encoded in one region of Elusimicrobiota bacterium:
- a CDS encoding nucleotidyltransferase domain-containing protein, with the protein MKKNSLANIFSATNPLKILSFLSDNPGKEFLGSEIKKATSMSRAGVYITLRDLIELNLVHKNQKGKILMYSVVFTNPIIKQFKVLKNIVNLEKAVQKLKNISRKIILFGSSSRGEDYSDSDLDVFILAKDTEAAKAILSTIKNGRKIQAVIKTPAEFSGFQETEKVFHSEIERGITLWEEHE; encoded by the coding sequence ATGAAAAAGAATTCCTTAGCAAACATCTTTAGCGCAACCAATCCGCTAAAAATTTTATCCTTTTTATCGGACAATCCTGGAAAAGAATTTCTCGGTAGTGAAATAAAAAAAGCTACTTCAATGAGCAGGGCAGGTGTTTACATTACTCTAAGGGATTTAATTGAACTAAATTTAGTTCATAAAAACCAAAAGGGGAAAATATTGATGTATTCAGTTGTTTTTACCAATCCAATTATTAAACAATTCAAGGTTCTCAAGAATATAGTGAACCTGGAAAAAGCGGTACAAAAACTAAAAAATATTTCAAGAAAGATAATTCTCTTTGGCAGCTCAAGCCGTGGAGAAGATTATTCGGACAGCGATTTGGATGTTTTTATTTTGGCCAAAGATACAGAAGCAGCCAAGGCCATACTCTCTACCATAAAAAATGGCAGAAAAATACAAGCAGTTATAAAGACTCCAGCAGAATTTTCTGGTTTTCAGGAAACTGAAAAAGTATTTCATAGTGAAATTGAACGGGGAATAACTCTTTGGGAGGAACAT
- a CDS encoding glycosyltransferase family 2 protein → MISVVIVTKNEELNIKRCIDSLVDWVDEILVLDSKSEDKTRDIIKNYNSKKIKLHVVEWKGYGATKNYGLELATGDWILSIDADEAVTEELKVEILNSVKNTEKEGYYIPRLLFFCGKKIRYGGCYPDYNLRLIRKGKGKYSDIPVHERILINGPKGYLKNLLYHYSYNSFSDFWNKSNVYSDLSAINMFNEGKKFTFMRSFLAFFWSLFSKLILKLGVLDGILGIYYHIFQSIYVFVKYAKLWELEQRKKGLL, encoded by the coding sequence ATGATTTCTGTTGTTATAGTAACAAAAAATGAAGAATTAAACATCAAAAGGTGCATTGATTCGTTGGTAGATTGGGTAGATGAAATTTTAGTACTTGATTCAAAAAGCGAGGACAAAACAAGGGATATCATAAAAAATTATAATAGCAAAAAAATAAAACTTCATGTAGTTGAATGGAAAGGATACGGCGCTACAAAAAATTATGGATTAGAGCTTGCAACAGGCGACTGGATTCTAAGTATTGATGCAGATGAGGCTGTAACAGAAGAATTAAAAGTTGAAATTTTAAATTCTGTGAAAAATACTGAAAAGGAAGGATATTACATCCCTAGATTGTTATTTTTTTGCGGAAAAAAAATCAGGTATGGCGGCTGTTATCCTGACTACAACTTAAGGCTTATAAGAAAAGGTAAAGGCAAATATTCGGACATTCCGGTTCACGAACGTATTCTTATTAACGGCCCGAAAGGTTATTTGAAAAATCTTCTTTATCATTATAGCTATAATTCATTTTCAGATTTTTGGAATAAGTCAAATGTTTATAGTGATTTATCTGCTATTAATATGTTCAATGAAGGGAAAAAGTTTACGTTTATGAGAAGTTTTCTTGCATTTTTTTGGTCGCTTTTTAGTAAACTGATATTAAAACTGGGAGTTTTAGATGGTATTTTAGGAATTTATTATCATATATTTCAAAGCATATATGTTTTTGTTAAATACGCAAAACTTTGGGAGCTAGAGCAAAGAAAAAAAGGTTTGTTGTGA